A region of Helicoverpa zea isolate HzStark_Cry1AcR chromosome 16, ilHelZeax1.1, whole genome shotgun sequence DNA encodes the following proteins:
- the LOC124637286 gene encoding pre-mRNA-processing-splicing factor 8 isoform X1, producing MSLPPYLLGPNPWATMMAQQQLAAAQQAALQAHAAAAAAAPPVPPSQPPKPHHIPEEKIKEKAQKWMQLQSKRFAEKRKFGFVDAQKEDMPPEHIRKIIRDHGDMTSRKYRHDKRVYLGALKYMPHAVMKLLENMPMPWEQIRDVKVLYHITGAITFVNEIPWVIEPVYIAQWGTMWIMMRREKRDRRHFKRMRFPPFDDEEPPLDYADNILDVEPLEPIQIELDPEEDGAVASWFYDHKPLLGTKHVNGSTYRKWNLTLPQMATLYRLGNQLLTDLVDDNYFYLFDSKSFFTAKALNMAIPGGPKFEPLVKDNSAGDEDWNEFNDINKIIIRQPIRTEYRIAFPYLYNNLPHFVQLSWYHTPNVVYIKTEDPDLPAFYFDPLINPISHRHSVKSLDPLPDEEEFLLPEEVSPFLQETALYTDNTANGIALLWSPRPFNMRSGRTRRAIDVPLVKTWYKEHCPPGQPVKVRVSYQKLLKYYVLNALKHRPPKPQKKRYLFRSFKSTKFFQTTTLDWVEAGLQVCRQGYNMLNLLIHRKNLNYLHLDYNFNLKPVKTLTTKERKKSRFGNAFHLCREILRLTKLIVDSHVQYRLNNVDSFQLADGLQYIFAHVGQLTGMYRYKYKLMRQIRMCKDLKHLIYYRFNTGPVSKGPGCGFWAPGWRVWLFFMRGITPLLERWLGNLLSRQFEGRHSKGVAKTVTKQRVESHFDLELRASVMHDIVDMMPEGIKQNKARTILQHLSEAWRCWKANIPWKVPGLPTPIENMILRYVKMKADWWTNTAHYNRERIRRGATVDKTVCKKNLGRLTRLYLKAEQERQHNYLKDGPYISPEEAVAIYTTTVHWLESRRFAPIPFPPLSYKHDTKLLILALERLKEAYSVKSRLNQSQREELGLIEQAYDNPHEALSRIKRHLLTQRTFREVGIEFMDLYSHLVPVYDVEPLEKITDAYLDQYLWYEADKRRLLPPWVKPADTEPSPLLVYKWCQGINNLQDVWEVGEGECNVLLESRFEKLYEKIDLTLLNRLLRLIVDHNIADYMTAKNNVIINYKDMNHTNSYGIIRGLQFASFIVQYYGLVLDLLVLGLQRASEMAGPPQLPNDFLSYQDRQTETAHPIRLYCRYVDRIHIFFRFTAEEARDLIQRYLTEHPDPNNENIVGYNNKKCWPRDARMRLMKHDVNLGRAVFWDIKNRLPRSVTTIQWENSFVSVYSKDNPNLLFNMAGFECRILPKCRSQHEELCHRDGVWNLQNEVTKERTAQCYLRVDDESLARFHNRVRQILMASGSTTFTKIVNKWNTALIGLMTYFREAVVNTQELLDLLVKCENKIQTRIKIGLNSKMPSRFPPVVFYTPKELGGLGMLSMGHVLIPQSDLRWSKQTDVGITHFRSGMSHDEDQLIPNLYRYIQPWEAEFVDSQRVWAEYALKRQEANAQNRRLTLEDLEDSWDRGIPRINTLFQKDRHTLAYDKGWRIRTEFKQYQVLKQNPFWWTHQRHDGKLWNLNNYRTDMIQALGGVEGILEHTLFKGTYFPTWEGLFWEKASGFEESMKYKKLTNAQRSGLNQIPNRRFTLWWSPTINRANVYVGFQVQLDLTGIFMHGKIPTLKISLIQIFRAHLWQKVHESIVMDLCQVFDQELDALEIETVQKETIHPRKSYKMNSSCADILLFSAYKWNVSRPSLLADTKDTMDNTTTQKYWLDIQLRWGDYDSHDVERYARAKFLDYTTDNMSIYPSPTGLLIAIDLAYNLHSAYGNWFPGCKPLIQQAMAKIMKANPALYVLRERIRKALQLYSSEPTEPYLSSQNYGELFSNQIIWFVDDTNVYRVTIHKTFEGNLTTKPINGAIFIFNPRTGQLFLKIIHTSVWAGQKRLGQLAKWKTAEEVAALIRSLPVEEQPKQIIVTRKGMLDPLEVHLLDFPNIVIKGSELQLPFQACLKVEKFGDLILKATEPQMVLFNLYDDWLKTISSYTAFSRLILILRALHVNTERTKVLLKPDKTTLTEPHHIWPTLSDDDWIKVEVQLKDLILADYGKKNNVNVASLTQSEIRDIILGMEISAPSAQRQQIAEIEKQSKEQSQLTATTTRTVNKHGDEIITSTTSNYESQTFSSKTEWRVRAISATNLHLRTNHIYVSSDDIKESGYTYILPKNLLKKFVTISDLRAQIACYLYGTSPADNPMVREVQCAVLAPQWGTHQQVHLPRHLPRHPALQHLQPLGWMHTQPNELPQLSPQDITTHAKIMAENPTWDGEKTIIITCSFTPGSCSLTAYKLTPSGYEWGARNTDRGNNPKGYLPSHYERVQMLLSDRFLGYFMVPSQGSWNYNFMGVRHDPNMKYGVQLGNPREFYHEVHRPAHFMNFAAMEDAAAPTLAADREDHFA from the exons ATGTCGCTGCCGCCGTACCTGCTGGGGCCCAACCCCTGGGCCACCATGATGGCGCAGCAGCAGTTGGCGGCGGCTCAGCAAGCGGCTTTACAAGCCCACGCTGCCGCCGCTGCGGCTGCGCCCCCGGTGCCGCCCTCGCAGCCCCCCAAACCTCATCATATACCTGAAGAGAAGATCAAGGAGAAAG CCCAAAAATGGATGCAGCTCCAATCAAAACGCTTCGCCGAAAAGCGCAAGTTTGGCTTCGTCGACGCGCAGAAAGAAGACATGCCTCCAGAACACATTCGCAAGATCATCAGGGACCACGGAGATATGACCAGTCGCAAATACAGACATGACAAGAGAGTATACCTTGGAGCCTTGAAGTACATGCCTCACGCGGTCATGAAGCTCCTAGAGAACATGCCTATGCCCTGGGAACAGATCCGTGATGTCAAAGTCCTCTACCACATCACAGGAGCCATCACCTTCGTCAACGAAATTCCTTGGGTCATTGAACCTGTCTACATAGCTCAATGGGGCACCATGTGGATCATGATGCGTCGAGAGAAACGAGATCGTAGACACTTCAAGCGTATGAGGTTCCCGCCATTCGACGATGAGGAACCCCCTCTTGATTACGCCGACAACATTTTAGACGTGGAACCCTTAGAGCCTATCCAGATTGAGTTGGATCCCGAAGAAGATGGCGCGGTCGCTTCATGGTTCTACGACCACAAGCCTCTACTAGGAACGAAACACGTCAATGGTTCAACATACAGAAAATGGAACCTTACATTGCCGCAAATGGCTACTCTATACCGTCTTGGCAATCAGTTACTGACTGATTTAGTAGACGACAATTACTTCTATCTGTTTGATTCCAAGAGTTTCTTCACCGCAAAGGCTTTGAACATGGCAATACCTGGAGGGCCGAAATTCGAGCCTCTTGTCAAAGATAATTCAGCTGGCGATGAAGACTGGAATGAGTTCAATGACATCAATAAGATCATTATTCGTCAGCCAATCAGGACAGAGTACAGGATTGCTTTCCCGTACTTGTACAACAATTTGCCGCATTTCGTGCAGCTGTCTTG GTACCACACACCAAACGTCGTGTACATCAAGACAGAAGATCCTGATCTTCCAGCCTTCTACTTCGACCCTCTTATCAATCCTATTTCTCACCGTCACTCAGTCAAGTCCTTAGATCCTCTACCTGATGAGGAAGAGTTCCTCTTACCTGAGGAAGTGTCGCCATTCCTGCAAGAGACTGCCTTGTATACGGATAATACGGCCAACGGTATTGCGCTGTTGTGGTCGCCAAGACCTTTCAACATGCGATCAG GACGTACTCGCCGCGCTATTGACGTGCCTCTTGTCAAAACATGGTACAAGGAACACTGCCCACCTGGACAGCCTGTCAAAGTCAGGGTTTCCTACCAGAAGTTGCTCAAGTACTATGTGCTCAATGCTTTGAAGCATAGACCGCCCAAGCCACAAAAGAAGAG GTATCTTTTCCGTTCATTCAAATCTACCAAGTTCTTCCAAACCACAACTCTGGACTGGGTGGAAGCGGGTCTTCAGGTGTGTCGCCAAGGTTACAACATGTTGAACCTGCTCATCCATCGCAAGAACTTGAACTATCTGCATTTGGACTACAACTTTAACTTGAAGCCGGTTAAGACTTTGACTACCAAGGAAAGAAAGAAGTCTCGGTTTGGTAATG CTTTCCACTTATGTCGCGAGATCCTTCGTCTAACGAAACTCATAGTGGACTCTCACGTGCAATACCGCCTCAACAATGTGGACTCATTCCAACTGGCTGACGGTTTGCAATACATCTTCGCGCACGTGGGACAACTGACCGGCATGTATCGGTACAAGTATAAGCTCATGAGACAAATCAGAATGTGCAAGGATTTGAAGCATCTGATCTACTATAGGTTTAATACG GGTCCAGTATCTAAGGGTCCTGGCTGTGGTTTCTGGGCTCCCGGGTGGCGCGTGTGGCTATTCTTTATGCGTGGTATCACACCGCTGCTGGAGCGCTGGCTCGGAAACTTGCTGTCCAGGCAATTTGAGGGAAGACATTCTAAAG GAGTCGCGAAGACCGTCACGAAGCAGCGCGTAGAATCTCACTTCGACTTGGAGTTACGCGCGTCTGTCATGCACGACATCGTCGATATGATGCCTGAAGGTATCAAGCAAAACAAGGCCAGGACTATCCTGCAGCATCTGTCTGAAGCCTGGAGGTGCTGGAAGGCGAATATTCCTTGGAAG GTACCGGGACTCCCAACGCCAATAGAGAACATGATTCTCCGCTACGTGAAAATGAAGGCTGACTGGTGGACGAACACCGCCCACTATAATCGTGAACGTATTCGCCGCGGCGCCACCGTCGACAAGACTGTGTGTAAGAAGAACCTGGGACGACTGACTAGGCTGTACCTCAAGGCTGAACAGGAGAGACAGCATAACTATTTGAAG GATGGTCCATACATTTCACCAGAGGAGGCCGTAGCCATCTACACGACCACTGTCCACTGGCTGGAGTCCCGTCGCTTCGCCCCCATTCCCTTCCCGCCTCTTTCATACAAACACGACACGAAACTCCTTATCTTAGCCTTGGAAAGACTCAAGGAGGCTTATAGTGTCAAGTCCAGGTTAAACCAGAGTCAGAGAGAAGAGTTAGGACTTATAGAACAGGCTTATGATAATCCTCACGAAGCCTTGTCCAGGATTAAGCGTCATTTGCTTACGCAGAGGACGTTTAGAGAG GTTGGCATAGAATTCATGGACCTATACTCTCACCTAGTACCAGTATACGACGTGGAGCCTCTAGAAAAGATCACAGACGCATACTTAGACCAGTACTTGTGGTATGAGGCTGATAAACGCAGGCTCTTGCCTCCGTGGGTCAAACCGGCTGATACCGAACCTTCGCCGCTGCTTGTCTACAAATGGTGTCAAg GTATAAACAATCTACAAGATGTATGGGAGGTCGGCGAGGGCGAATGTAACGTTCTTCTAGAGTCGCGCTTCGAGAAACTCTACGAGAAGATAGATCTAACACTTCTGAACCGACTGCTGCGTCTTATCGTCGACCACAACATCGCTGACTACATGACCGCTAAGAACAacgttattattaattataag GACATGAACCATACAAACTCGTACGGTATCATCCGTGGTCTTCAATTCGCCTCATTCATCGTACAATACTACGGGCTAGTACTAGACTTACTGGTGCTCGGGTTACAACGCGCCAGTGAGATGGCGGGCCCGCCGCAGCTGCCTAACGACTTCCTGTCCTATCAAGACAGGCAGACGGAGACCGCCCATCCTATTAGACTGTACTGCCGATATGTGGATAGGATTCATATATTCTTCAG GTTCACAGCAGAAGAAGCTCGCGACTTAATTCAGCGTTACCTCACGGAACATCCTGACCCCAACAACGAGAACATTGTCGGGTATAACAACAAGAAGTGCTGGCCTAGGGATGCAAGGATGCGACTCATGAAACATGATGTGAATCT TGGTCGCGCCGTGTTCTGGGACATAAAGAATCGTTTGCCTCGCTCAGTCACCACAATACAATGGGAGAACAGCTTCGTGTCTGTCTACTCCAAGGACAATCCTAACTTACTGTTCAACATGGCTGGCTTTGAATGTAGGATACTACCCAAG TGCCGCAGCCAACACGAGGAACTCTGCCACCGCGACGGCGTATGGAACCTGCAAAACGAAGTGACAAAAGAACGCACAGCACAGTGCTACTTACGAGTTGATGACGAGTCGCTCGCGCGCTTCCACAACCGCGTGCGGCAGATACTCATGGCGTCCGGCTCTACTACCTTCACTAAGATCGTTAATAAGTGGAATACTGCGCTCATTG GTCTGATGACATACTTCCGCGAGGCTGTAGTGAACACACAGGAACTTCTCGACTTGCTCGTAAAATGCGAGAACAAGATACAAACTCGTATAAAGATTGGTCTGAACTCTAAAATGCCTTCGCGTTTCCCGCCCGTCGTGTTCTACACGCCAAAGGAGTTGGGAGGGCTTGGTATGCTGTCTATGGGCCACGTTTTGATTCCACAG TCGGACCTCCGCTGGTCCAAGCAAACAGACGTGGGCATCACCCACTTCCGCTCGGGTATGTCTCACGACGAAGACCAGCTCATCCCCAACTTGTACCGCTACATTCAACCCTGGGAGGCTGAGTTCGTTGACTCGCAACGAGTCTGGGCTGAGTACGCACTGAAGAGGCAAGAAGCTAATGCTCAGAACAG GCGTCTAACATTGGAAGATCTAGAAGATTCCTGGGACAGAGGCATTCCTCGTATAAACACGCTTTTCCAGAAAGATAGGCATACGCTAGCTTATGATAAAGGATGGCGTATTCGTACGGAGTTCAAACAGTACCAG GTCCTGAAACAGAACCCTTTCTGGTGGACACACCAGCGTCACGACGGCAAGCTGTGGAACTTGAACAACTACCGCACGGACATGATACAGGCGCTCGGCGGTGTTGAAGGCATTCTAGAACATACGCTCTTCAAGGGCACATACTTCCCGACGTGGGAGGGTCTCTTCTG GGAGAAAGCGTCAGGTTTCGAAGAGTCGATGAAGTACAAGAAGCTGACCAACGCCCAGCGATCCGGTTTGAACCAGATCCCGAACCGTCGCTTCACCTTATGGTGGTCTCCCACTATCAACAGGGCCAATGTGTACGTCGGTTTCCAG GTACAACTGGATTTGACGGGTATTTTCATGCACGGTAAGATCCCCACGCTGAAGATTTCGCTCATTCAGATCTTCAGAGCTCACTTGTGGCAGAAGGTTCACGAGTCTATCGTCATGGACTTGTGTCAG GTATTCGATCAAGAGCTAGACGCGCTTGAGATAGAAACAGTGCAGAAGGAAACCATTCACCCGCGTAAGTCTTACAAGATGAACTCGTCGTGTGCCGACATACTGCTGTTCTCTGCGTACAAGTGGAACGTGTCCCGGCCTTCACTGCTCGCTGATACCAA AGACACAATGGACAACACAACAACCCAGAAGTACTGGCTGGACATCCAGCTGCGCTGGGGAGACTACGACTCGCACGACGTGGAGCGATACGCCCGCGCCAAGTTCCTCGACTACACCACCGACAACATGTCCATCTACCCCTCGCCCACCGGCCTGCTCATTGCCATCGATCTCGCCTACAACTTGCACAG TGCATACGGCAACTGGTTCCCCGGATGCAAGCCTCTCATCCAGCAAGCGATGGCCAAGATAATGAAGGCCAACCCCGCGCTCTATGTGTTGCGTGAGCGCATACGTAAGGCGTTACAACTGTACTCCTCCGAGCCCACTGAGCCTTACCTGTCCAGTCAGAACTACGGAGAGCTGTTCTCTAACCAAATCATCTG GTTTGTGGACGACACAAATGTATACCGCGTGACGATCCACAAGACGTTCGAGGGTAACTTGACGACCAAGCCTATCAACGGCGCCATCTTCATCTTCAACCCTCGCACCGGACAGCTGTTCCTCAAGATCATTCACACCAGCGTGTGGGCCGGACAGAAACGTCTTGGACAG CTCGCCAAATGGAAGACAGCTGAAGAAGTAGCGGCTTTGATTCGATCACTGCCCGTTGAGGAGCAGCCCAAACAAATTATTGTCACCAGAAAGGGAATGTTGGATCCTCTTGAG GTGCACTTGTTGGACTTCCCTAACATCGTGATCAAGGGTTCGGAGTTGCAGTTGCCTTTCCAGGCTTGTCTCAAGGTTGAGAAGTTTGGAGACCTTATCCTGAAGGCCACTGAGCCTCAGATGGTGTTGTTCAACTTATATGATGACTGGCTTAAGACTATCTCTTCTTATACC GCATTCAGTCGATTGATCCTGATCCTTCGAGCTCTTCACGTGAACACAGAGCGTACTAAAGTGTTGCTGAAGCCTGATAAGACGACGCTAACTGAGCCGCATCACATCTGGCCCACACTGTCCGATGATGACTGGATCAAGGTGGAAGTGCAGCTCAAAGACCTCATCCTTGCTGATTATGGCAAGAAGAACAA CGTCAACGTAGCTTCACTCACCCAATCAGAGATCCGCGACATTATCCTGGGTATGGAGATTTCTGCACCTTCAGCGCAACGACAACAGATCGCGGAAATTGAGAAGCAGAGCAAGGAGCAGAGTCAGCTCACCGCCACCACCACCAGGACGGTCAATAAGCACGGAGACGAGATCATCACGTCCACTACCAGTAACTACGAGTCACAGACCTTCAG CTCAAAAACAGAATGGCGTGTGCGAGCGATATCGGCCACCAACCTACATTTGCGTACTAACCACATCTACGTGAGCTCAGATGACATCAAAGAGAGTGGCTACACTTACATTCTGCCCAAGAACTTGCTCAAGAAGTTTGTCACTATTTCTGATTTGAGAGCACAG ATCGCGTGCTACCTGTACGGCACGTCGCCGGCGGACAACCCGATGGTGCGCGAGGTGCAGTGCGCCGTGCTGGCGCCGCAGTGGGGCACGCACCAGCAGGTGCACCTGCCGCGACACCTGCCGCGCCACCCCGCGCTGCAGCACCTGCAGCCGCTCGGCTGGATGCACACGCAGCCCAACGAGCTGCCGCAGCTCTCGCCGCAG GACATAACAACACACGCGAAAATAATGGCTGAAAACCCAACCTGGGACGGCGAGAAAACCATCATCATCACGTGCTCATTCACGCCCGGCTCATGTTCCCTCACTGCGTACAAACTGACGCCTTCCGGCTACGAGTGGGGAGCACGGAACACCGACCGCGGGAACAACCCTAAGGGCTATCTGCCCAGCCACTACGAACGAGTGCAGATGCTGCTGTCTGATAGATTCCTTGGATACTTCATGGTGCCTTCGCAGGGAAGCTGGAATTATAACTTTATGG GCGTCCGGCACGACCCGAACATGAAGTACGGCGTACAACTGGGCAACCCGCGCGAGTTCTACCACGAGGTGCACCGCCCCGCTCACTTCATGAACTTCGCGGCCATGGAGGACGCAGCAGCCCCCACGCTCGCAGCGGATAGAGAGGACCACTTCGCCTAA